The genomic DNA CCGTGGCCCCTGTGGTCGTTTCCTGCAAGTGATGCACGAAAAGAAAGCTTTCATCCCAGGTTTCCTGAACATTCTGCTGATCAGAAGCGTCCGGGTTGCCGTAGTACATATAGATCACCGTGTCGTCGTCACAGTCCAAGACCGGCACCTTGACCCAGGCCAGCAAGGCGCCCGTTGAACTGGAGTAGCTCTCGATCTCATGCATGAGCTTGTTGCGGTGGGTCGCGTCCGTAAACAAGATGTCCTGCCCCCCGGATTGGGCCTTGTCGCGCAAGTCCGTGTCCGTTTCCTCGATCATTACCGGGAAGCTATACAGATCAGAGGTCCCGCTGACCCGCGCGTTGTCTATTGTGATCTTCTTACGGCAACTCCAGTCGGGATGATGCCAGGAGGCGGCCCGAGCGGGGGGCGCAGTCATCGCGAGGAGCGCGCACACAACCGTCATTGCGAAGAGCGTCGTCATTGCGAGCCCGAAGGGCGCGGCAATCTTTGCGGAACGGGACATAGATCGCTTCACTGCGTTCGCGATGACGGAAGGGGCTGGGCTCGCAAGGACGGTCCGGACCTTGCCGCGGGGTGACAGCGGGGTCTTCGTCATTGCGAGGAGGCCGCAGGCCGACGAAGCAATCTTTGCGGAGCAGCCGGACATAGATTGCTTCGCCTTCGGCTCGCAATGACGGTTTGTGGCGATCTTTAGTGGTGTCATAAGGCTCACTTTCAGGGACGGTTCTTACGTCCCTCCGAGGGCATGTTTCACGCATGTTCCACGGTGTCAGGCACCGGTGTCAGGCACCAGTGCCTGACACCAAGTCAATCCACATTGATTCCGTCCAGACTCACTCCTTCAAACAAGGTCGCGCCGGCGGACTCACCCGTCGAGCCGCCGCCGGCCGGCACCACTTCAAACGTGGTCGAATCCGCGCTTACGTCGGTCAAGTACTGCAGAACCATGACGTCGGTGAGAATCGTATCTTCCACCGGATCCACCGTGTAAGAGTCCCCGTTGGCCATGTGGCAGCGCACGTAGTACATACTGCCCGAACCGTTCACGGAGTAGCGTTCCCAGTCGGCCGGCTCATTCCAGTGCAGGGCGCCGGAGGCCTTGAACTCGCTCACGCCTTCCACGCTCTCACCCACGCCCAACGCGCTCCAATCCGAGCCGTTCCAGTACTCCCAAATCACTTCCACTGTGCCGGTGCCCGCGGTGGCGAGCTCCACGTTCATGCCGGTGAATTTGGTATCGCTCGCAAAGTAAAGATAGTCGCCTCGGCCACTGGTGTCCACGCCGGTGATGTCCAGGGTGTCGTTGACGCCGCCCCTGGAAAGATAATCCGTCACCAGCGGGTCCGAGTCCGGCGGCAGCACGCGGTCGTAGATGCGGAAGTCATCGATGATGCCGCCGCAACGGCGGGTGCCATCAAAAATCTTCCCGCCGATCCCCAGGTTGTTTCCGGTCACTGTAATATCGGAAAAGGCAGCCCCGCTAAGCGGTCCTTGGGAAACGCCGTCGATATAGAGGTAGTAAGAATCATTGACCGTATCGTAAGTGACGCGAAGGTGGTGCCAGGACTGGTCAAATACGTTCGTGTTCACGGTCCATTGCTCTCCGCCCTCATTGTTGATCTCAAATCCGATGAGGTAATCGTCTGAGTACCGATCCAGTTTGAATTCATCATCGCCTTCGCTGCTGCTGAAGAAGCGGGCCGTGCCGGAAGGATCGCCAGTACACCTGTACCAAAACTCAATGGTGCCGGTTTGAGGGTCCAGGTTGCCGGCCATGGGGATCGCCGCATATTCCCCGTCTGAATCGCATAGCATGCCGCTGCCCTTGTACCCTGTGGTAAAGGTGGCATTGGTCACGCTGCCGCCGGCAACGCCGATATCCGGGAAGCTTACTTCGGTCGCGCTCTCCATGGCACAGTAGAAGGCGGGTGAAGGATACACATCCGCGCCGCCGCGCGCGATCTGCGTGGGGTCAATGGAGGAGCCGCCGTAAACGCGGAATTCGTCGATCACTCCGTTCGCCTCCTCCGCTCCTGTGGAGGTGTGATTACCTATGTACAGCACCGTCGGAGTCGTCATACTTGACGAATTTAAATCGGTCCCAGAGTCAGTATGAACGACCTCCACCCCGTTCACGTAAAACCGCTGCTGGCTGGCCAAAGGCAACGAATCATCCCATTCCGCCCGGAAATGCACCCATTCCCCGGCACTGTAGCTGTAGTCAGTGCTCCCGAC from Candidatus Omnitrophota bacterium includes the following:
- a CDS encoding LamG domain-containing protein, giving the protein NAEYVNVPSSVSLKPADAVTVEAWVRWDGVADTTMHRVVEKDIGNKNYILWIYGSSNATMADVVGFGINGVDDGGGEYARADSGLSTGEWVHLAGTYDRTETGDTGFLYINGVLQTDTITVTATINQSDNALGIGTGSTGYTWEGQLDEIRVWNVARTQQQIQDNMYKQIDPGSTGLVGYWRLDQGFGQNVPDISGNGNNGTLGATSAVGTDDPRWCAGYVLNPLSGTQSNQVTLDLDGGTYTRYTPAFKVRGWRLPTAPATLSVEGTAKTLGTDYNAAVKPLSMAWRADSLLWHSTLESAGAVTSPDVGSAGTVNSSTFATGRYGMGALFDANSEHIAVSVTEGSDFHKAGGVVEFWYKPDHDHTDNNYHAYFSFEYDNPNRICLYKHSNNSMIWQLNQGGTSVNLSVGSTDYSYSAGEWVHFRAEWDDSLPLASQQRFYVNGVEVVHTDSGTDLNSSSMTTPTVLYIGNHTSTGAEEANGVIDEFRVYGGSSIDPTQIARGGADVYPSPAFYCAMESATEVSFPDIGVAGGSVTNATFTTGYKGSGMLCDSDGEYAAIPMAGNLDPQTGTIEFWYRCTGDPSGTARFFSSSEGDDEFKLDRYSDDYLIGFEINNEGGEQWTVNTNVFDQSWHHLRVTYDTVNDSYYLYIDGVSQGPLSGAAFSDITVTGNNLGIGGKIFDGTRRCGGIIDDFRIYDRVLPPDSDPLVTDYLSRGGVNDTLDITGVDTSGRGDYLYFASDTKFTGMNVELATAGTGTVEVIWEYWNGSDWSALGVGESVEGVSEFKASGALHWNEPADWERYSVNGSGSMYYVRCHMANGDSYTVDPVEDTILTDVMVLQYLTDVSADSTTFEVVPAGGGSTGESAGATLFEGVSLDGINVD